Proteins encoded together in one Micromonospora kangleipakensis window:
- a CDS encoding DUF7594 domain-containing protein, with the protein MSRTHRRATVGRAALVALLVAATLTIGEPAHAASAFIPVADTFVTSADPGTNFGSKVYLKADASPRQVTYLRFDVQGVEPGTSAVLRFYAESSLRAGVEAHQVNDNGWGEATVTYTNAPAVGAAVDASGPISAGTWVSLNVSAMVPDDGPVTIALTTTDDTAVRITSREGTNKPQLFVPAPSSPSPFVVTATSGGYQAVSQTSGQTYAGSLKFVVERAVSDLNETGGGTVQFAAGVFDLGAEYFKLVQITNIAFAGTGVDETVIRNYSSTASDTEPFNFTGAYGVTVRDLTVSAGGPTRSTSDALDFDEGNDVLVERVKVTAARGRGIVFDGKNADWTSTGNTVRDCVVVGVPGDGIELLASSGDTITGCRITDVGGHGIQINKSSPTADQPNKKATRNLVTGNTITQAGQDGINVTSGDDNEITGNTITDSSDDTSGRDGIRITSTDAVSCDGNRVWGNLATDDQTTRTQKYGLNIASTLCHSTVVGPDNVLTGNLVGPIRDVGTGTIYPSASR; encoded by the coding sequence ATGTCACGAACGCACCGTCGGGCGACGGTGGGCAGAGCCGCCCTGGTCGCCCTGCTCGTCGCGGCGACGCTGACCATCGGGGAGCCAGCCCACGCCGCGTCCGCCTTCATCCCGGTGGCCGACACCTTCGTCACCAGCGCCGACCCGGGCACCAACTTTGGCTCGAAGGTCTACCTCAAGGCCGATGCCTCCCCCCGGCAGGTGACCTATCTCCGCTTCGACGTCCAGGGCGTCGAGCCCGGCACGTCGGCGGTGCTGCGGTTCTACGCCGAGTCGAGTCTCCGCGCCGGAGTGGAGGCGCACCAGGTCAACGACAACGGTTGGGGCGAGGCCACCGTCACCTACACCAACGCGCCCGCCGTGGGCGCCGCGGTGGACGCCAGCGGTCCGATCAGCGCCGGCACCTGGGTGTCGCTGAACGTGTCGGCGATGGTGCCCGACGACGGCCCGGTCACCATCGCTCTCACCACCACCGACGACACCGCCGTCCGGATCACCAGCCGCGAGGGCACGAACAAGCCCCAACTGTTCGTGCCGGCGCCGTCGTCTCCCTCACCGTTCGTCGTCACCGCCACCTCCGGCGGTTACCAGGCGGTCTCCCAGACCAGCGGACAGACGTACGCCGGGAGCCTGAAGTTCGTGGTGGAGCGCGCCGTAAGCGACCTCAACGAGACCGGTGGGGGGACGGTGCAGTTCGCCGCCGGCGTGTTCGACCTCGGCGCCGAGTACTTCAAACTCGTGCAGATCACCAACATCGCGTTCGCCGGCACCGGCGTCGACGAGACGGTCATCCGCAACTACAGCAGCACCGCCAGCGACACCGAACCCTTCAACTTCACCGGCGCGTACGGGGTCACGGTCCGGGACCTGACCGTCTCGGCCGGTGGTCCGACCCGGTCCACCAGTGACGCGCTCGACTTCGACGAGGGCAACGACGTCCTCGTGGAGCGGGTGAAGGTGACCGCCGCGCGAGGTCGGGGCATCGTGTTCGACGGCAAGAACGCGGACTGGACGTCCACGGGCAACACCGTCCGGGACTGCGTCGTCGTCGGCGTCCCCGGCGACGGGATCGAACTGCTCGCGTCCAGCGGCGACACGATCACCGGCTGCCGCATCACCGACGTCGGCGGGCACGGTATCCAGATCAACAAGTCCTCGCCCACGGCGGACCAGCCGAACAAGAAGGCCACCCGCAACCTCGTCACCGGCAACACGATCACCCAGGCCGGCCAGGACGGCATCAACGTGACCAGCGGCGACGACAACGAGATCACCGGCAACACCATCACCGACAGCTCCGACGACACGTCCGGCCGCGATGGCATCCGTATCACCTCGACGGATGCGGTCTCCTGTGACGGCAACCGCGTGTGGGGCAACCTCGCGACCGACGACCAGACCACCAGGACGCAGAAGTACGGCCTGAACATCGCCTCGACGCTGTGCCACTCGACCGTGGTCGGCCCGGACAACGTGCTCACCGGCAACCTCGTCGGTCCGATCCGAGACGTCGGCACCGGCACCATCTACCCCTCAGCCAGCCGCTGA
- a CDS encoding alkaline phosphatase family protein, producing the protein MTDPTRPRGSRARRLLTRALLITCLLALANPAAAAHAAPRTAPPPSPTTPIDHFVFLMQENHTFDNYFGTRPGVDGIPPGTCMPVRRGQAEPCVKPFHLGELGSLDLDHTAEAFRVQYNKGRMDGFVEGVSTQGKEGKLAMAYYDDRDLPYYWNIADEYVLFDRFFSSSNSGSIRNHMFRVTGGPGATGASESIPKEGWGDIPTIFDRLEAAGISWKFYVENYDPTITFRTRSSKEDIDRGAQVIWVPLLAYARYVDDPRLFGKIVDLDEYYEDAAKGQLPAVSFIAPAGDSEHPPGSIRAGQNLVRTLLTQLMRSPNWDSSAFLWSYDDWGGWYDHVAPPQVDSYGYGFRVPALLVSPYARRGHVESTTLDFASVLKFIEVNWRLKPLADRDRKANTFLDAFDFDRPPRPAAFLSTERTPPVVTRPDPVPVYASYAVTGSLVAALVGAAALRRRRWT; encoded by the coding sequence ATGACCGACCCCACCCGCCCGCGCGGAAGCCGCGCCCGTCGCCTGCTGACCCGCGCGCTGCTGATCACCTGCCTGCTGGCGCTCGCGAACCCGGCCGCGGCCGCGCACGCCGCACCCCGGACGGCACCCCCGCCGAGCCCCACCACACCGATCGACCACTTCGTCTTCCTGATGCAGGAGAACCACACCTTCGACAACTACTTCGGCACCCGACCCGGCGTCGACGGGATCCCCCCGGGCACCTGCATGCCGGTGCGCCGGGGCCAGGCCGAACCCTGCGTCAAGCCCTTCCACCTGGGCGAGTTGGGCAGCCTCGACCTCGACCACACCGCGGAAGCGTTCCGGGTCCAGTACAACAAGGGCCGGATGGACGGCTTCGTCGAGGGAGTGAGCACGCAGGGCAAGGAAGGCAAACTCGCGATGGCCTACTACGACGACCGCGACCTGCCGTACTACTGGAACATCGCCGACGAGTACGTACTCTTCGACCGCTTCTTCAGCTCGTCGAATTCGGGCAGCATCCGCAACCACATGTTCCGGGTGACCGGCGGCCCGGGCGCCACCGGAGCCTCAGAGTCCATCCCGAAGGAGGGCTGGGGTGACATCCCGACCATCTTCGACCGGTTGGAGGCCGCCGGGATCAGCTGGAAGTTCTACGTGGAGAACTACGACCCCACGATCACGTTCCGGACCCGCAGCAGTAAGGAGGACATCGACCGGGGGGCGCAGGTGATCTGGGTGCCGCTGCTCGCCTACGCGCGCTACGTCGACGACCCCCGGTTGTTCGGCAAGATCGTGGACCTGGACGAGTACTACGAGGACGCCGCCAAGGGTCAGTTGCCCGCCGTCTCCTTCATCGCCCCGGCCGGCGACAGCGAACATCCGCCCGGCAGCATCCGCGCCGGCCAGAACCTCGTCCGGACGCTGCTGACCCAACTGATGCGCTCACCGAACTGGGACTCCTCGGCCTTCCTCTGGTCCTACGACGACTGGGGCGGCTGGTACGACCACGTCGCGCCTCCCCAGGTCGACTCCTACGGATACGGCTTCCGGGTACCCGCCCTGCTGGTGAGCCCGTACGCCAGACGCGGCCACGTCGAATCCACCACACTGGACTTCGCCTCGGTGCTCAAGTTCATCGAGGTCAACTGGCGGCTGAAACCCCTGGCCGACCGGGATCGCAAGGCGAACACGTTCCTCGACGCCTTCGACTTCGACCGACCGCCACGGCCGGCGGCCTTCCTCAGCACCGAACGCACGCCCCCTGTCGTCACCAGACCGGACCCGGTCCCGGTGTACGCCTCGTACGCCGTCACGGGCAGCCTCGTGGCGGCGCTGGTCGGCGCCGCGGCACTCAGGCGGCGGCGATGGACGTGA
- a CDS encoding glycosyltransferase family 39 protein translates to MSVTRSSVEEVEHDRCATTVVLRPVDHPSPEPASRPGGTGQERWWRRWAAPAALVAIAALALLLRVWQLDALGFNSDEAVYAGQAASLAGNPNYSPFFPVFRAHPMLFQTLLSPFFRSGEVDVAGRVVVAVLGVATVLAVHLLGARLYGRRVGLVAALLIAVMPYHVVVTRQVLLDGPMVLFATLTLYCLVRFVQGQQALWYVAAGAMLGVTMLTKETSVVLAGGVYAFLALTPTVRRPIRMSLLALAPTVAVFATHPVSQALAGRTETGRSYLVWQLFRRPNHSMGFYLETVPVAMGLLVVAAAVGGLWWLRRRRSWRETLLLSWIAAPVVFFQLWPVKGFQYLLPAAAPVAVLAARALTALPVPQRIGRLLRRAVRSPDAEPSKAVRAARTVVIAVVTLSLLVPSWNAVNRADNATFLAGSGGVPGGREAGRWLAANTPEGSVVLTLGPSMANIIQYYGHRRSYGLSVSPNPLRRNPSYAPLPNPDWWLRHNDLQYVVWDSFSAGRSAFFSERLMVLIRRYHGRVVHTEYVDGTDSTGARVPVPVVIIYEVRP, encoded by the coding sequence GTGAGCGTGACCCGATCCTCGGTCGAGGAGGTGGAGCACGACCGTTGCGCGACGACGGTCGTGCTCCGCCCCGTCGACCATCCGTCACCCGAGCCGGCGTCACGGCCCGGGGGCACCGGCCAGGAACGTTGGTGGCGCCGGTGGGCGGCGCCCGCCGCCCTCGTCGCCATCGCGGCACTGGCGCTGCTCCTGCGGGTGTGGCAGTTGGACGCGCTCGGCTTCAACAGCGACGAGGCCGTCTACGCCGGGCAGGCCGCCTCGCTCGCCGGCAACCCGAACTACTCGCCGTTCTTTCCGGTCTTCCGGGCCCACCCGATGCTGTTCCAGACCCTCCTGTCGCCGTTCTTCCGCAGCGGCGAGGTCGACGTGGCCGGGCGGGTGGTGGTGGCGGTGCTGGGCGTGGCGACCGTGCTGGCCGTCCACCTGCTGGGTGCCCGGCTCTACGGCCGGCGCGTCGGGCTGGTCGCGGCGCTGCTCATCGCCGTCATGCCGTACCACGTGGTCGTCACCCGCCAGGTCCTCCTCGACGGACCGATGGTCCTGTTCGCGACGCTCACCCTGTACTGCCTGGTGCGCTTCGTGCAGGGCCAGCAGGCGCTCTGGTACGTCGCGGCCGGCGCAATGCTGGGCGTGACGATGCTGACGAAGGAGACGAGCGTCGTCCTGGCCGGCGGCGTCTACGCGTTCCTGGCGCTGACGCCGACCGTGCGTCGGCCGATACGGATGTCGCTGCTGGCCCTCGCCCCGACGGTGGCGGTCTTCGCGACGCACCCGGTCTCGCAGGCGCTGGCCGGGCGCACCGAAACCGGCCGCAGCTATCTGGTGTGGCAGCTGTTCCGGCGGCCCAACCACTCGATGGGGTTCTACCTCGAGACCGTGCCGGTGGCGATGGGGCTTCTCGTGGTGGCCGCCGCCGTCGGCGGCCTGTGGTGGCTGCGCCGGCGGCGCTCCTGGCGCGAGACCCTGCTGCTGTCGTGGATCGCGGCGCCGGTGGTGTTCTTCCAGCTGTGGCCCGTCAAGGGTTTCCAGTACCTGCTGCCCGCCGCGGCGCCCGTCGCGGTGCTCGCCGCGCGGGCGCTGACCGCGCTACCGGTACCCCAACGGATCGGCCGTCTGCTCCGCCGGGCCGTCCGGTCACCGGACGCCGAGCCGTCGAAGGCGGTACGGGCGGCGCGGACCGTGGTGATCGCGGTGGTCACCCTGAGCCTGCTCGTCCCCAGCTGGAACGCGGTCAACCGGGCCGACAACGCCACCTTCCTCGCCGGGTCGGGCGGAGTGCCGGGGGGCCGGGAGGCCGGCCGGTGGCTGGCAGCGAACACGCCGGAGGGTTCGGTCGTGCTCACCCTCGGCCCGTCGATGGCCAACATCATCCAGTACTACGGCCACCGCCGCAGCTACGGGCTCTCGGTCAGCCCGAACCCGCTGCGGCGCAACCCGTCGTACGCGCCGCTGCCCAACCCCGACTGGTGGCTACGCCACAACGATCTGCAGTACGTCGTCTGGGATTCATTCTCCGCCGGACGCTCGGCATTCTTCTCCGAGCGGTTGATGGTCCTGATCCGCCGCTACCACGGGCGCGTCGTGCACACCGAGTACGTCGACGGGACCGACTCCACCGGGGCTCGGGTCCCGGTTCCCGTGGTCATCATCTACGAGGTGCGTCCATGA
- a CDS encoding glycosyltransferase, whose product MSVIVPTRDEAENIPALLSRLGPALAPLHAEIIVVDDSEDDTPAVLARHAADAPVAVRLLHRPPSARTGGLSGAVVLGARHARGEWILVMDADLQHPPESAGMLAGIALRHDVDVVVGTRYAGEGSNEGLGGAAREATSSWATRLAKSLFPRRLNTITDPMSGLFAFRRTAVDLDRVNPIGFKVLLELLIRHPGARVAEVAYEMAPRHAGHSKASVREGLTFLRHLWRLRSQRLVGQMREGPAATRDRLRELGRMIAFGLVGLSGLVVNTAALWFFYEPANLHHLLGAALATQLSTAWNFVLVDALIYRRNRQGALAGRAGRFFLLNNLLLLLRLPMLQALVWAGVGILTANALTLVALFLVRFLVNDRVIYAWGSTGRRDPVRMLVNLEAPEAAATPSRKRYQYLKYRYDVAGVVTIGSQIMLPELEFFRAQWIADSDVDIAVRVSDVGGRGPRRRAAMTEYANQSVLRYEEHLGRLGANFRIQLGSPIDIQVGPLLARSPHVVYTNIIEALLRFVLVSRGHMLLHSACVSLNGVGVMLSALTDTGKTATVLRLLRDHGGLFLSDDMTLISPDGVATCFPKPLTISAHTLRAVQAQDLTPAEWRRLQFQSRLHSKGGRSLALTLSRFNLPIMGINAITQRLVPPPKYSVDRLVPCRIGTTTQVEELFIIERGTPRISDLGQAETLERMIQNTDDAYGFPPFRYLAPAITIGEQGYGQLRQREREILTGFLSQVRSRVVASDRFGWADEIPRLLREERGEPATTQTAVLPAWPRWSGALAPSGARA is encoded by the coding sequence TTGAGCGTCATCGTGCCGACCCGCGACGAGGCGGAGAACATTCCCGCGCTGCTGTCCAGACTGGGCCCGGCTCTCGCGCCGCTCCACGCGGAGATCATCGTGGTGGACGACAGCGAGGACGACACGCCGGCCGTGCTGGCCCGGCACGCGGCCGACGCCCCGGTCGCCGTACGGCTGCTGCACCGGCCGCCGAGCGCGCGCACCGGTGGCCTGAGCGGCGCCGTGGTGCTCGGCGCGCGGCACGCCCGCGGCGAGTGGATCCTGGTGATGGACGCGGACCTCCAGCATCCGCCGGAATCGGCCGGCATGCTGGCGGGTATCGCGTTGCGGCACGACGTGGACGTGGTGGTCGGCACCCGCTACGCCGGGGAGGGCTCCAACGAAGGGCTCGGCGGCGCCGCCCGCGAGGCCACCTCGTCGTGGGCGACCCGGCTGGCGAAGAGCCTGTTCCCGCGCCGCCTGAACACCATCACCGATCCGATGAGCGGCCTGTTCGCCTTCCGCCGCACCGCCGTCGACCTGGACCGGGTGAACCCGATCGGCTTCAAGGTCCTGCTCGAACTGCTCATCCGCCACCCCGGCGCCCGGGTCGCGGAAGTCGCATACGAGATGGCTCCCCGGCACGCCGGCCATTCCAAGGCGTCGGTGCGGGAGGGGCTGACCTTCCTGCGGCACCTGTGGCGGCTGCGCAGTCAGCGGCTGGTCGGCCAGATGCGCGAAGGCCCGGCCGCCACCCGGGACCGGCTGCGGGAGCTCGGCCGGATGATCGCCTTCGGACTGGTCGGACTGTCCGGGTTGGTGGTCAACACGGCCGCGTTGTGGTTCTTCTACGAGCCGGCCAACCTGCACCACCTGCTGGGCGCCGCACTGGCGACCCAGCTCTCGACGGCGTGGAACTTCGTCCTCGTCGACGCCCTCATCTACCGGCGCAACCGACAGGGCGCCCTGGCCGGACGGGCGGGCCGCTTCTTCCTGCTGAACAACCTGCTGCTGCTGTTGCGCCTGCCGATGTTGCAGGCCCTGGTCTGGGCCGGCGTCGGAATCCTGACGGCGAACGCGCTCACGCTGGTCGCACTGTTCCTCGTCCGATTCCTGGTCAACGACCGGGTCATCTACGCCTGGGGCAGCACCGGCCGGCGCGATCCCGTGCGCATGCTCGTCAACCTGGAGGCCCCCGAGGCCGCCGCCACCCCGTCCCGCAAGCGGTACCAGTACCTCAAGTACCGGTACGACGTGGCCGGGGTGGTCACCATCGGGTCCCAGATCATGCTGCCGGAACTGGAGTTCTTCCGCGCCCAGTGGATCGCCGACTCGGATGTCGACATCGCGGTGCGGGTCAGTGACGTGGGAGGCCGGGGGCCCCGGCGCCGGGCCGCCATGACCGAGTACGCCAACCAGTCGGTCCTGCGGTACGAGGAGCACCTGGGCCGGTTGGGCGCCAACTTCCGGATACAGCTCGGCTCGCCGATCGACATCCAGGTCGGTCCGCTGCTCGCCCGTTCACCGCACGTGGTCTACACCAACATCATCGAAGCGCTGCTGCGGTTCGTGCTCGTGTCGCGGGGCCACATGCTGCTGCACTCGGCGTGCGTCAGCCTCAACGGCGTCGGGGTGATGCTCTCCGCCCTCACCGACACGGGCAAGACGGCCACCGTGCTGCGCCTGCTGCGCGACCACGGCGGGCTCTTCCTCTCCGACGACATGACCCTGATCAGCCCCGACGGCGTCGCGACGTGCTTCCCCAAGCCGCTGACCATCAGCGCGCACACCCTGCGCGCCGTGCAGGCCCAGGACCTCACCCCGGCCGAGTGGCGCCGGTTGCAGTTCCAGAGCCGGCTGCACTCCAAGGGCGGTCGGTCGCTGGCCCTGACGCTGAGCCGGTTCAACCTGCCGATCATGGGCATCAACGCCATCACCCAGCGGCTCGTCCCGCCGCCCAAGTACAGCGTCGACCGGCTGGTTCCCTGCCGCATCGGCACCACCACGCAGGTGGAGGAGCTGTTCATCATCGAGCGCGGCACGCCCCGGATCAGCGACCTCGGCCAGGCCGAGACGCTGGAGCGGATGATCCAGAACACCGACGACGCGTACGGGTTCCCGCCGTTCCGCTACCTGGCGCCCGCGATCACCATCGGCGAGCAGGGGTACGGGCAACTGCGCCAACGGGAGCGGGAGATCCTCACCGGCTTCCTGTCCCAGGTCCGCAGCCGGGTGGTGGCCTCGGACAGGTTCGGATGGGCCGACGAGATCCCGCGCCTGCTGCGGGAGGAGCGCGGGGAGCCGGCGACCACGCAGACGGCGGTTCTGCCGGCCTGGCCGCGGTGGAGTGGAGCGCTGGCTCCGAGCGGAGCTCGTGCGTGA
- a CDS encoding serine hydrolase domain-containing protein: MDGRWDGLRAEVRKTIDALVSSGREAGVQVAAYLDGESIVEEQAGLADPATGRPLTADTPVHAVSTGKGLTATVVHVLAERGQLDYDLRIAEVWPEFARHGKDGITLRHALTHTAGVPALPADVTPADFADWERMCALVAAARPRWAPGERVAYHAWTFGWLVGEVVRRATGRRISQVLAEEVAAPLGVTGELFLAVPAADLDRLARLEDAGLAALMEYAGANLPNFDAVAPPAVRPDATTGGNPDVLRADVPAVGTMTARAVTRMYAALLGPVDGVRLISPERLRRVSAAAARGTEWVFGQELAFGLGYAVEDDGSFGTAGSGGSLAFAYPELGLTVAAVRNRLGAGDGAPMEGLRTLIRGAVVAGPA, translated from the coding sequence GTGGACGGACGCTGGGACGGCCTGCGGGCCGAGGTGCGCAAGACGATCGACGCGCTGGTCTCCTCCGGTCGGGAGGCCGGGGTGCAGGTCGCGGCCTACCTGGACGGTGAGTCGATCGTCGAGGAGCAGGCCGGCCTGGCCGACCCGGCGACCGGCCGGCCACTGACCGCGGACACCCCGGTGCACGCCGTCTCCACCGGCAAGGGCCTCACCGCCACCGTGGTGCACGTGCTGGCCGAGCGCGGGCAGCTCGACTACGACCTGCGCATCGCCGAGGTGTGGCCGGAGTTCGCCCGGCACGGCAAGGACGGGATCACCCTGCGGCACGCGCTCACCCACACCGCCGGGGTGCCGGCGCTGCCCGCCGACGTGACCCCGGCCGACTTCGCCGACTGGGAGCGGATGTGCGCGCTGGTCGCGGCGGCGCGGCCGCGCTGGGCGCCCGGCGAGCGGGTCGCGTACCACGCGTGGACGTTCGGCTGGCTCGTCGGCGAGGTGGTGCGGCGGGCCACCGGACGGCGGATCTCGCAGGTGCTCGCCGAAGAGGTCGCCGCGCCGCTCGGCGTGACCGGGGAGCTGTTCCTCGCGGTGCCGGCGGCGGACCTCGACCGGCTGGCTCGCCTGGAGGACGCCGGGCTCGCCGCGCTGATGGAGTACGCCGGCGCGAACCTGCCGAACTTCGACGCGGTAGCGCCGCCCGCCGTCCGTCCCGACGCGACGACCGGCGGCAACCCCGACGTGCTGCGCGCCGACGTGCCGGCGGTCGGCACGATGACCGCCCGGGCGGTGACCCGGATGTACGCGGCGCTGCTCGGCCCGGTCGACGGCGTACGGCTGATCTCGCCGGAGCGGCTGCGCCGGGTGTCGGCGGCGGCGGCGCGCGGCACCGAGTGGGTGTTCGGGCAGGAGCTGGCCTTCGGGCTGGGGTACGCGGTCGAGGACGACGGATCGTTCGGCACCGCCGGCAGCGGCGGCAGCCTCGCCTTCGCGTACCCCGAGCTGGGCCTGACGGTGGCCGCGGTGCGCAACCGGCTCGGCGCGGGCGACGGGGCCCCGATGGAGGGCCTACGGACGCTCATCCGTGGCGCGGTGGTCGCCGGACCCGCCTGA
- the rnhA gene encoding ribonuclease HI gives MVEAAAGRVVEIWTDGACSGNPGPGGWGVLLRWGDHERELCGGEATPTTNNRMELTAAIRALESLTRPVTVRLHTDSTYVRNGITGWLASWKRNGWLTAAKQPVKNADLWQQLEAACARHDVTWLWVKGHNGHPENERADALANRGMTEARAEVAAVR, from the coding sequence ATGGTGGAGGCGGCGGCCGGCAGGGTCGTGGAGATCTGGACCGACGGGGCGTGCAGCGGCAATCCCGGCCCCGGCGGCTGGGGCGTGCTGCTGCGCTGGGGCGACCACGAGCGGGAGCTGTGCGGCGGTGAGGCGACGCCGACCACCAACAACCGGATGGAGCTGACCGCGGCGATCCGGGCCTTGGAGAGCCTGACCCGGCCGGTCACCGTCCGGCTGCACACCGACAGCACGTACGTGCGCAACGGCATCACCGGCTGGCTGGCCTCGTGGAAGCGCAACGGCTGGCTGACCGCCGCGAAGCAGCCGGTGAAGAACGCCGACCTGTGGCAGCAACTGGAGGCCGCCTGCGCCCGGCACGACGTGACCTGGCTCTGGGTGAAGGGGCACAACGGTCACCCGGAGAACGAGCGGGCCGACGCGCTGGCCAACCGGGGCATGACCGAGGCCCGGGCGGAGGTGGCCGCCGTCCGGTGA
- a CDS encoding preprotein translocase YidC, which translates to MGYRARQGKQPVDPAHAEDEAGQARLVQVGADTDVPAPEDGAPKPDVVTEDDGSGVAGGAAGSSSGGSGMPGHPDAPR; encoded by the coding sequence GTGGGATATCGGGCACGGCAGGGCAAGCAACCGGTCGATCCGGCGCATGCCGAGGACGAGGCCGGGCAGGCCCGGTTGGTCCAGGTGGGGGCGGACACGGACGTCCCGGCGCCGGAGGACGGCGCGCCGAAGCCGGACGTGGTCACCGAGGACGACGGCTCCGGGGTGGCCGGCGGCGCCGCGGGCAGCAGCTCGGGCGGCTCCGGCATGCCCGGGCACCCCGACGCGCCCCGCTGA
- a CDS encoding pentapeptide repeat-containing protein: MSDTAEQQSSATVGGRELRADCARCVGLCCVAPAFSASADFALDKPAGQPCPNLGPDSRCGIHRDLRQRGFPGCTVFDCFGAGQQVAQVTFGGRDWRTDPATARRMFDTFAVMRPLHELLWYLTEALALTPPGPLRDDLTRALEETGRLTDGSPEELLALDVDAHRGRVNALLSRAGERARAGHAGADRRGAVLIGVDLRRADLAGASLRGACLIGADLRGVDLGAADLTGADLRGADLRGADLSRCLFLHQSQLDAARGDHRTALPAALRRPAHWSLTVTPARPRTGRPDARRRR; this comes from the coding sequence GTGTCGGACACGGCAGAACAGCAGTCGTCGGCGACCGTCGGCGGACGGGAGCTGCGCGCGGACTGCGCGCGCTGCGTCGGGCTCTGCTGCGTCGCGCCCGCCTTCTCCGCCTCCGCCGACTTCGCCCTCGACAAGCCCGCCGGGCAACCATGCCCGAACCTGGGTCCGGACTCCCGCTGCGGCATCCACCGCGACCTGCGCCAGCGCGGCTTTCCCGGCTGTACGGTCTTCGACTGCTTCGGCGCCGGCCAGCAGGTCGCCCAGGTCACCTTCGGCGGGCGGGACTGGCGGACCGACCCGGCGACGGCGCGCCGGATGTTCGACACCTTCGCGGTGATGCGGCCACTGCACGAACTGCTCTGGTACCTGACCGAGGCGCTGGCCCTGACCCCGCCCGGTCCGCTGCGCGACGACCTCACCCGGGCGCTGGAGGAGACCGGTCGGCTCACCGACGGCAGCCCGGAGGAGCTGCTCGCCCTCGACGTGGACGCCCACCGGGGTCGGGTCAACGCGCTGCTCTCCCGCGCCGGCGAGCGGGCCCGGGCCGGCCACGCGGGCGCGGACCGGCGCGGGGCGGTGCTGATCGGGGTGGACCTGCGCCGGGCGGACCTGGCCGGGGCGAGCCTGCGCGGCGCCTGCCTGATCGGCGCCGACCTGCGCGGCGTGGACCTCGGCGCGGCCGACCTGACCGGCGCGGACCTGCGCGGGGCCGACCTGCGCGGGGCCGACCTGAGCCGCTGCCTCTTCCTGCACCAGTCGCAGCTCGACGCCGCCCGCGGCGACCACCGCACCGCCCTGCCGGCCGCGCTGCGCCGCCCCGCGCACTGGTCGCTCACGGTCACGCCGGCCCGCCCCCGGACCGGACGCCCGGACGCGCGCCGCCGGCGCTGA
- a CDS encoding SSI family serine proteinase inhibitor, translating into MPFARHATALALAATLGGLAVVAAPHPGAAGAVPRPGPETPSVLLLTVDPPPAGPRATVLVCGPAGGLHPDPTTACRLVARVDGDLAALDVEPGPCTLEHAPLTVRAVGFWQDRSVAYTRTFDNRCALRRGTGALFDF; encoded by the coding sequence GTGCCCTTCGCCCGACACGCCACCGCGCTCGCCCTGGCCGCGACCCTCGGCGGGCTCGCCGTCGTGGCCGCCCCGCACCCCGGGGCGGCCGGGGCGGTTCCCCGCCCCGGCCCCGAGACGCCCTCGGTGCTGCTGCTCACCGTCGACCCGCCGCCCGCCGGGCCCCGGGCCACCGTGCTGGTCTGCGGTCCGGCCGGCGGCCTGCACCCGGACCCGACGACCGCCTGCCGGCTCGTGGCGCGGGTCGACGGCGACCTCGCCGCCCTGGACGTGGAGCCGGGCCCGTGCACCCTGGAACACGCCCCGCTCACCGTGCGCGCCGTCGGCTTCTGGCAGGACCGCTCGGTGGCGTACACCCGGACCTTCGACAACCGCTGCGCGCTGCGGCGCGGCACCGGCGCGCTCTTCGACTTCTGA